The Nanoarchaeota archaeon genome includes the window ATTGTTCTTGGCAAAAAGGCAGGCCTTTCGGAGGATCAGCTGAGTATTGAATATGAGCGCGCCGGAGAGCTGACATTCACATCCGAGCGCAAGTGCATGAGTACGATCCATATAAAAGGCGGCGATAGGTATATGTTTTCAAAAGGCGCGCCAGGCTATCTTCTTGAGAATTGCGCCCACATAGAAAAAGACGGCAAGATAACACTTCTTTCAAAAAAAGAAAAAGAGAAAATAATCGAAACCTATGAATCATTTTCTTCAGAAGCGCTTCGTGTAATCGCGATTGCATATAAGACATTGCCTTCAGGAAAAATGCCAAGGGTAAAAGACGAAATCGCTGATGAAAAAGATCTCATTTTTCTCGGTCTTGCAGGAATCCAGGATCCTATTCGTGACGGCGTAAAAGAATCTATTGAAGCATGCAGAAAAGCAGGCATAAAAACCGTGATGATAACTGGTGATCACATCACAACAGCAACCTCAATTGCCCGCGAAATTGGCCTGATAAAAAGCAACGAGCTTGTTATGGAAGGCTCCGAGCTTGACAAATTGTCTGAGGAAGAATTCTCATCTATTGTGGAGCGAATTTCTGTTTATGCTCGGGTGACTGCAGAGCATAAGCTGCGGATAATTGCGGCTTTTGAAAAAAAAGGACACGTTGTTGCAATGACAGGTGATGGCGTGAATGACATAATCGCGCTGAAAAAAGCGCACGTCAGCATAAGTATGGGCCTTAAAGGGACGGATATCGCAAAAGAAGCATCTGACATAATACTTCTTGACGATAATTTTAATACAATTGTTTCAGCGATAAAAGAGGGGCGCTCGACATATAATAACCTGAAGAATGCTATGCGATTTATGCTTTCGATATCTTACGCAGAAATGTGTGTGGTTGTAACTGCAATACTCATTGGAATTCCACTTCCGATTACTGCGCTGATGGTGCTTTTTATAAATCTTGTGACTGATGACCTTCCGGGTATGGGAATGAGCATGGACTCTGCAAAACACGAGGTTATAAACAGGAATCCACGGAAAAAAGACGAGCCTTTGATAGACCGAAGCACTCTTGAATCAATAATTTATAACGGCACAATTTTCACAATTGCAGTTCTCGGGTTTTTTTCAATAAATTATTTTTATTTTGGCGAAGATCTGCTTAAAAGCCAGACCGTAGCTTTTGCATCGCTAATGGCAATGGAGATAATATTTGCCTACGGCATAAAGATTGATGGCGTGCAAAGCATAAAGCATGCATTCTCAAACAAGTCTTTGAATTTTATGGTTGTTTTGGCAACAATAGCTGCAATTCTTGCAATAGAACATCCCTTGCTTCAGTCAATTTTTGAGACAACCGGACTCACTTTATTAGAATGGATTTCAGTGATTCTGGCAAGCACAATTGTTGTTGCGATAATTATCCTTTTGCGCGGCAAAGCAGAAGAAAAAGAGCGCGCAATTGTTAAGGATCTTGAGGGTATAAAACGGGCAATAAGCGGTTAAACGACCCATCTAGTATTTTCTTGTTTGAGGGTAATCATTTAATTCATTAACAAAAGGGTCATTTTTTGTTTCATGAGGCACATTATTAAAATCCCGACCTATTGAAGTATCTTTCAAATAATCCGGATCGAGATGCGGCGAATATACGAATTTATTTGGTGCTGAAATTTCAAATTCTAAAGCGAGATCGTCTTCTTTTTGTTTATACTCACCCGTATTAAAAGATTTATGATTATCAAGAGTTTCTCCGCCGCATATAAAAATACCTGTTTAAATGATGCAAAAGCACCACGAGTAAATGACTACGGATACTTTTAAAGCGTTGTACTTGGAGAAAAAATTAGTGCTAACTCACATTTTTTTTAAAGAGTCCAAAACTTCTTTTGCCCTGTCCACTCGCACCTTTTTTTCAGCAACAAGAACGTCAACCACTTTGTCGATTTCTACGCCTTCTGCGCCAGCCATTATCGCAATGTTGCGCGCATGCAATTCCATATGCCCGCGTTGTATGCCTTCTGTTGTAAGCGCCTTTAGCGCGCCCAAGTTCTGCGCAAGCCCGACTGATGCCATGACTTCGGAAAGCTCGCGCGCAGTTTTCACGCCAAGAATTTTGAGATTTGTCTTTGCAATCGGATTTGTTCCTGTTGCTCCGCCAATTATTCCTGCAGCTATCGGAAGCTCGATTTCACCAATCAAGTCCCCGTCTGAATTCTTTGACCATTTTGTAAGCGTTTTGTACTTTCCCGGAAGCGTCTTGTATTTTCCATACTTTCCGGAATCTTCTGCGTAATCATTCTCTCCACGACATTTCGTTTTCACAGGAAACAGCTCTGCAATGGTGTACTTTCCTGAATATGCTGCGTAGGCATGCGCGCCTGCTTCAATTGCGCGGAAATCATTTCCCGTAGCAATCGCTACTGAATCAATGCCGTTCATTATGCCTTTATTATGCGTTGCGCCTCTGAATGGATCTGCGTCTGCAAATGCCCATGCAAGAATTATTTTGTCCACAACATCTTCGCCGCCAATCTCTGTTTTATCAAAAACTGCTGTTGCGCGAGCAAGCCGGTATATCGCAAGATTCGAAATTATTCGAATAAGTGCCTTTCCGCCGGAAATTTCTTCAAGAGTTTGTTTTACTGATTCTGACATTGTGTTTACCGCGTTTGCACCCATAGCATCGCGGCAGTCTACAAGAAGATGGACAATTAACATAAGTCCCTTTTCAGTGTCGATTATCCTTACCTCAATATCACGTGCACCTCCGCCGAATTTTACAAGAATAGGATCGACTTCATTTGCTTTTGCAATTATCTCGGATTTCTTTGCAAGAATTGCCGCTCTAGCAGCTTTCGGATCTTTGACATTGATGAGCTGAATCTGGCCAATCATTATAGGCTCTGTGCTTGACGCCGAAAAGCCGCCTTTGGTTCTTGCGAGCTTTGCCATATTCGATGCTGCGGCAACAACGCTTGGCTCTTCAAGTGCCATCGGGATGAGATAATCTTTTCCGTTTATCCGGAAATTCGCGGCAATGCCAAGAGGCATCTCCATTTTTCCAATGACGTTTTCAATCATGCGGTTTGCAGTATCAAGCGGAAGTCCTCCTGTTTTTAAGGCATTTGTTTCCTCTGGCGTAAGTCCTGCAAAATCAGCAACGATTTTTGCGCGTTCATCAAGCGTTAGCTTGTAGAATCCGGATAATTTTGATGTTTTTTCTGGCATGATGATTGGATGCGCGTTATACTTTTAAATAGGTTGTTTCTGGCTTGCGCTTAAATTTCAGTAACTTTACTAAACAGCGCCGGCCAATTATTTTGTTTAATTCTAAATTTGGTGCCGTGATTATGTCCTGTTCTGGCATCAAAATCTACAAATACTACGCCGTTTAATATTCCCCTAAGAAGATTATTGAACGCGAAATCTTCAAGCAATTCTATTTTTTCATACTTAAATTCCTCTTGTTCATTTACTTTTCTTGAATCCGCAATAACATAGATAGTATTTCTAATTTTACCCGCACATTTTTTATTTAGAACATCAAAGTCCCAAGAAGCCAGCACCGTTGCACCTACCAGATGATACTTAAGTACATTAGTTAACCAGTCTCCATGTCTTTGTTTATCAACTTTTTCTGGATCGAAGAAGATCTCTACTTTTCGTCCTACGCTATTTACATTTACTTTAAGACCACGATCAGTAAATCGATTT containing:
- a CDS encoding MvaI/BcnI restriction endonuclease family protein is translated as MELLNIKKEELLEKLRAIKKLDWIHTNRSKNDGAVGNTLEDLLHIPENNLAIANTVDWELKTQRKSTGSLITLFHQDPEPRKPKSVVANVLLPKYGWPHDEAGKMYPKGEMSFRATLTGNRFTDRGLKVNVNSVGRKVEIFFDPEKVDKQRHGDWLTNVLKYHLVGATVLASWDFDVLNKKCAGKIRNTIYVIADSRKVNEQEEFKYEKIELLEDFAFNNLLRGILNGVVFVDFDARTGHNHGTKFRIKQNNWPALFSKVTEI
- a CDS encoding hydroxymethylglutaryl-CoA reductase, degradative, with the translated sequence MPEKTSKLSGFYKLTLDERAKIVADFAGLTPEETNALKTGGLPLDTANRMIENVIGKMEMPLGIAANFRINGKDYLIPMALEEPSVVAAASNMAKLARTKGGFSASSTEPIMIGQIQLINVKDPKAARAAILAKKSEIIAKANEVDPILVKFGGGARDIEVRIIDTEKGLMLIVHLLVDCRDAMGANAVNTMSESVKQTLEEISGGKALIRIISNLAIYRLARATAVFDKTEIGGEDVVDKIILAWAFADADPFRGATHNKGIMNGIDSVAIATGNDFRAIEAGAHAYAAYSGKYTIAELFPVKTKCRGENDYAEDSGKYGKYKTLPGKYKTLTKWSKNSDGDLIGEIELPIAAGIIGGATGTNPIAKTNLKILGVKTARELSEVMASVGLAQNLGALKALTTEGIQRGHMELHARNIAIMAGAEGVEIDKVVDVLVAEKKVRVDRAKEVLDSLKKM
- a CDS encoding HAD-IC family P-type ATPase codes for the protein MLYVHEKPPHALLAKEVVKHLSSHESCGLSSGESEKRLQKNGPNTLDTKKKITALDIYARQFKSAVIAILAFASVISYSIGEMIEAYAILGMIFVVTLIGFYQEYKAENILESIKNMVVTRVRVFRNGKIAEISSIGLVAGDMIFLEAGDKVPADARIVRSSELYVDESSMTGESNPVLKRDCVLSEDTPLADRKNMLFMGSYVSGGNASAIVTHTAERTEIGKIAKEVPQDEETPLEKSVSDFGKKLSAIVIVLGIFMIVFQVLKGAPIEDILIVSIAVAVSGIPEGLPIIMTIGLSHGVHAMAKKNALIRKMGAVETLGCVSVICTDKTGTLTKNEMTVAKLYSNDSIIGVQGTGYSPEGALILNGKKITAKNNETLNRFITAGVLCNNARLKKEDNGWFVMGDSTEGSLIVLGKKAGLSEDQLSIEYERAGELTFTSERKCMSTIHIKGGDRYMFSKGAPGYLLENCAHIEKDGKITLLSKKEKEKIIETYESFSSEALRVIAIAYKTLPSGKMPRVKDEIADEKDLIFLGLAGIQDPIRDGVKESIEACRKAGIKTVMITGDHITTATSIAREIGLIKSNELVMEGSELDKLSEEEFSSIVERISVYARVTAEHKLRIIAAFEKKGHVVAMTGDGVNDIIALKKAHVSISMGLKGTDIAKEASDIILLDDNFNTIVSAIKEGRSTYNNLKNAMRFMLSISYAEMCVVVTAILIGIPLPITALMVLFINLVTDDLPGMGMSMDSAKHEVINRNPRKKDEPLIDRSTLESIIYNGTIFTIAVLGFFSINYFYFGEDLLKSQTVAFASLMAMEIIFAYGIKIDGVQSIKHAFSNKSLNFMVVLATIAAILAIEHPLLQSIFETTGLTLLEWISVILASTIVVAIIILLRGKAEEKERAIVKDLEGIKRAISG